The genomic segment gtaggctagcttgagccttattgggatctgcagtgctagctgctaacagaaattggtgaagtctctggaaagcacaaccagctggtatgacagggtcacagaccattttctggaaaaggagcggagggcagaatgtgtgtataaatagtgttcatgttcatgaatctgaagtgtgtatattgttcagtaatgttaagagaatggtgggctctgtgttataggttatacctgggtataatactcaaggttctgtgtgttgcatagcctacctggttatgaatttccagactgtgttgcagaagatgttcaaggatgtgttgcacagctgggtgttgtgttaaagaccctgtgttgcatatcagggtatgatgttcaaagctcttcgttgaatagccagtgacttttggatgtttgatatttttgattaaggatatgaggcactagcctggcaagccagactataacatgaaatgtacaagcaaaaatactttctgccactaggtagggttgtctagttcactatgctaatggggcacacctttctatgctttgatatccggcctacaggttttacgatgaatgtgtaaaatgggcttcccctgttttaaaaaccagcagccgccactggtctagaccaacccaggttgTGTaccgtctagcctggggttagctgtttagttctccatttagttgtacttttatatggttggtttgtttctttgGCTCTGAGTGttggtatttcaacagaatattacactaggtattacggtcacttgttcagctggcactagaacttttCTTGTCGAAGTTCAGCAcctcgtgtacctgacttttgcactcggtgtatgttgctctggataggaCTTTCTTCTcagtgccatgtaatgtaattagCTTTATCATTTGGGCATAATGGCAAAGATGGTTAATTTCCCTGCCATCCCAATATTTACCTGATCAGTATCCTGGATTCCAACATTCATGCACCAGTGTTCCCCTCCCAAATGGTTGCTCAACATCCTGGTCCTTCCTCATGTAGCTACACTGTCATCTGTTTTAAAAGCCCTGAGTTACAGCATGATTCTACcatttgggtaacggtaaagacatcaagaaaATACACTTTCTTAAGCATATGTTTTAGGCTACACACCAAAAACCACTGAAGCAAagatattttccacaataaaaagtAAAGGTATAGAGGtaatatttcagaaagaaaagtgaaacattttaattaaaaaataattgtgTTTCagggtgaggtgtgtgtgtgtgtgtgtgtgtgtgtgtgggggggggggtgttccctTCCATTTAAGATTTATTGAATTCAGTCTTTATAAATCATACTTTTTGTATCCTACCATCTTCAGATTGGGGGGAAAAATGTGATTTTCTTCCTGTTATGTAGCTTGAAACCGAATTTAGGATGACTCTTTTCCAGATTAGGAGTTTTGAACATGTTACGTTTCTTGTTAGAACTTTTATTCAAACTTTTATTCATCTTTCCTCCAGAATTTTTCATGCAGGGCATTTCTTACAGTCTGAACCGTGTACGAGCCCAGGAAGAGCTGCTCAAATCGGTTCTGCTCTACTCCTTGGACCACAACCATGCAGCCTCTCTCATCTCTCACTGCTACCTGAACATAAAGGAACAGACACCATCAGACATGCACGTATGCCTCAGCTCTCCCAGCTCCCAGCACTCAATGTCACCCATCAGTTTCCATTTCCGAGTCAACCGAGCCGGCCACCACAAGTGGCTGGAGGTGGATGTGACGCCCTTCCTCCACCCTCTCATCAAGGGCCACAAAAATGACATCCACCTACTCATCAACCTCACCTGCCTAGACGATGAACCAGGACATCGCGCTTCCAGATGCCTTGTGGAGCTCACGCACATGGCTCCATCTCTTTTGCTGTATCTGAACGACACCAGTGAGGTGGCCTACCAGAGAGGTTTCTCTCACACTAGGCTGGGAGAAATCCAATCAAACCATTGGGGTGAAAGTCTACAGAACCAGTATTATGGATCTGGTATCCACAGGCTGAAATGGAGAGATCGGAGGAGTGTTTCAGACACAACTCAATTCTTCAAGTCAAGCAGTGAAAGTGGACCACTGTCCAAATTCGAACACCCAACAGATGACTGCGACCTCTATGACTTCCGAGTGAGCTTCTCCCAGCTCAGACTAGACCACTGGATCATAGCGCCATCCAAGTACAACCCCAGGTACTGCAAAGGCATCTGTCCTCGTGTTGTGGGCCATATCTATGGCTCGCCAGTGCACACAATGGTACAGAACATTATTTATGAGAAGCTGGACTCCTCCGTGCCCAGACCTTCTTGCGTTCCTTCTGAATACGACCCTCTGAGTGTTTTGACCATTGAAAATGATGGCTCTATTGCATATAAGGAATACGAAGAAATGATTGCTACAAAGTGTACATGCCGCTAACGGCTTTCTGTATTATTTTTCATTCGCATTTACCATACTTGATCAGGACATTCCTAAAGACCTCACTATTTTGCTTATAGTGCCCATTTTATCCACCTGGACAGTTTAAGATGCTGTTGAATGAAATTGTTTATCCTGTTTATAGTTATTTTTCACTTCTATCGAGAAGGGTTTGTTTCGAATGTATAAAAGAACCTAACGGAGCATATGATTGGAtttgtgtttttggttttgttaaCGGTTGAAGTTGTattgtttaatttattttttggtgGGTGTGTCTCAGTTCTTTATGTATAACGCAAATGACAAAAGTTTTAAAGTTAATCTAATTCTGGACAAATTATGAAGCGTGGTCCTATTTTCTTATTGGAACACTTTAACATATGTTTTTAATACCAAGGGGATTGCAGACAGTTGTCTTATGGGCAACCTCTCTCTTCATGATGTCTGGAAACTAAATGAAATGAAGAAATAATTTGCCCTaaaacttgagtgaaataaatgcTCTGGGGCATTTCATCATTTTCCGCTTTATGGTTTAAAGCGGAGTATGTTGTATCTATATTTATGTAATTTATGCCTGTGTACATTTGGTCTGACTGGCTCTGATTTCACATGAAATATGCGATGAAAAACATTTTGATATCTCAGAAATaaactggaattaaaaaaaaaaaaaagtgagcaacCTAGAGACTGTGTTTAGTGTATTGTTCTGGTAGAGATTTTGTAAAGCAGTCAGTTCAAATATATTTGGGGTGCGTACGTTaagttccacaaatcgagtcgtacgtgagctgatagccgatgaggcgcatagcactgcgttggctgtaagccatgtatgagtgagtggaataacttttttttttttttttttttaaattctatccaCGGTCATTGGCTTTTGAGAAAGGGAGCACTTTATTTATTGAATCTGcaaaaaataaactttatacaaaatgtccaataaaattatttctgcttagaatgtaaacaaactggtggaatgactgtagcaatttgtgaaaaatacaaaagttcttaccatcaaatactttttattccatgtttggttttttttggggggggggttgtttttgagtagaggtttttttcatcctcagttgattcagcaacacactgctgtttttgtttttctctactcatggtatacgagctgatatcctagtagtagagtagccaatcagaccgcACAATtgcacatatccagtgaatgtggatagaatacttttttttttttaaaagtaatcTTTAATCAGAGTATGTAGATTGCAACAATGTGTGAGGGATAAATGCCAGGACTGTCAGTAT from the Neoarius graeffei isolate fNeoGra1 chromosome 2, fNeoGra1.pri, whole genome shotgun sequence genome contains:
- the gdf9 gene encoding growth/differentiation factor 9 — translated: MVKERCAVFYLNALVFVLMGAEVSGLSDPGAGAQSAEHLAHHGNILSPLLKALSEHEPWGIHFPRARPDSRYVRFMKRLYRLSTKHERSHEASHLYNTVRLITARQECLDQCGEFFMQGISYSLNRVRAQEELLKSVLLYSLDHNHAASLISHCYLNIKEQTPSDMHVCLSSPSSQHSMSPISFHFRVNRAGHHKWLEVDVTPFLHPLIKGHKNDIHLLINLTCLDDEPGHRASRCLVELTHMAPSLLLYLNDTSEVAYQRGFSHTRLGEIQSNHWGESLQNQYYGSGIHRLKWRDRRSVSDTTQFFKSSSESGPLSKFEHPTDDCDLYDFRVSFSQLRLDHWIIAPSKYNPRYCKGICPRVVGHIYGSPVHTMVQNIIYEKLDSSVPRPSCVPSEYDPLSVLTIENDGSIAYKEYEEMIATKCTCR